One Citrobacter amalonaticus genomic window carries:
- the rplU gene encoding 50S ribosomal protein L21: MYAVFQSGGKQHRVSEGQTVRLEKLDIATGESIEFAEVLMIANGEEVKIGVPFVDGGVIKAEVVAHGRGEKVKIVKFRRRKHYRKQQGHRQWFTDVKITGISA, translated from the coding sequence ATGTACGCGGTTTTCCAAAGTGGTGGTAAACAACACCGAGTAAGCGAAGGTCAGACCGTTCGCCTGGAAAAGCTGGACATCGCAACTGGCGAATCTATTGAATTCGCTGAAGTTCTGATGATCGCAAACGGTGAAGAAGTCAAAATCGGCGTTCCTTTCGTTGATGGCGGCGTTATCAAAGCTGAAGTTGTTGCTCACGGTCGTGGCGAGAAAGTTAAAATCGTTAAGTTTCGTCGTCGTAAACACTATCGTAAGCAGCAGGGCCATCGTCAGTGGTTCACTGATGTGAAAATTACTGGCATCAGCGCCTAA
- the rpmA gene encoding 50S ribosomal protein L27, with amino-acid sequence MAHKKAGGSTRNGRDSEAKRLGVKRFGGESVLAGSIIVRQRGTKFHAGTNVGCGRDHTLFAKADGKVKFEVKGPNNRKYISIVAE; translated from the coding sequence ATGGCACATAAAAAGGCTGGCGGCTCAACTCGTAACGGTCGCGATTCAGAAGCTAAACGCCTGGGCGTTAAGCGTTTCGGTGGCGAATCCGTTCTGGCGGGTAGCATCATCGTTCGTCAACGTGGTACCAAGTTCCACGCTGGCACTAACGTAGGTTGCGGTCGTGACCACACTCTGTTTGCTAAAGCAGACGGTAAAGTGAAATTTGAAGTTAAAGGCCCGAACAACCGTAAATACATCAGCATCGTTGCTGAGTAA
- a CDS encoding DMT family transporter: MKQQAGIGILLALTTAVCWGALPIAMKQVLEVMEPPTIVFYRFLIASVGLGAILAAKRKLPPLRIFRKPRWLVLLAIATGGLFGNFILFSSSLQYLSPTASQVIGQLSPVGMMVASVFILKEKMRGTQIVGAIMLLCGLVMFFNTSLIEIFTRLTDYTWGVIFGVGAATVWVSYGVAQKVLLRRLASPQILFLLYTLCTIALLPLAQPGVIAQLSDWQLACLIFCGLNTLVGYGALAEAMARWQAAQVSALITLTPLFTLLFSDLLSMAWPDFFARPMLNLLGYLGAFVVVAGAMYSAIGHRIWGGLRKHESVVSQPRSGE; this comes from the coding sequence ATGAAGCAGCAGGCTGGCATTGGTATTCTTTTGGCGCTCACAACGGCGGTGTGTTGGGGGGCTTTGCCAATTGCTATGAAGCAGGTGCTGGAGGTGATGGAGCCTCCTACCATCGTTTTTTACCGTTTTTTAATCGCCAGTGTTGGCCTCGGGGCGATTCTGGCCGCGAAGCGTAAGCTTCCGCCGCTGCGCATTTTTCGCAAGCCGCGTTGGCTGGTCCTGTTGGCGATTGCTACCGGTGGGCTCTTTGGCAACTTCATCCTGTTCAGCTCTTCCCTGCAGTATTTAAGCCCAACGGCTTCGCAGGTGATCGGCCAACTGTCGCCGGTGGGCATGATGGTCGCGAGCGTATTTATCCTTAAAGAGAAAATGCGCGGTACGCAGATTGTCGGCGCGATAATGCTGTTGTGCGGACTGGTGATGTTCTTCAATACCAGTCTGATCGAAATTTTTACCAGGCTGACCGATTACACCTGGGGTGTCATTTTTGGCGTCGGTGCGGCTACGGTCTGGGTAAGCTATGGTGTCGCGCAAAAGGTGTTATTGCGGCGTCTGGCATCACCGCAGATTCTGTTTTTACTGTACACTTTATGTACGATAGCGCTATTGCCGCTGGCGCAGCCCGGCGTGATAGCTCAGCTCAGTGACTGGCAGCTAGCCTGTTTAATTTTCTGTGGGCTGAATACACTGGTAGGATATGGCGCCCTGGCGGAAGCGATGGCGCGATGGCAGGCAGCGCAGGTGAGCGCATTAATCACGCTCACCCCGCTGTTTACGCTGTTATTTTCAGATCTTTTATCTATGGCCTGGCCCGATTTCTTCGCCAGACCGATGTTAAACCTTCTCGGTTATCTCGGTGCGTTTGTCGTGGTTGCGGGCGCGATGTACTCCGCCATTGGTCATCGTATTTGGGGCGGATTACGTAAGCATGAATCGGTGGTATCGCAGCCCCGCTCAGGCGAATGA
- the cgtA gene encoding Obg family GTPase CgtA — protein MKFVDEATILVVAGDGGNGCVSFRREKYIPKGGPDGGDGGDGGDVWMEADENLNTLIDYRFEKSFRAERGQNGASRDCTGKRGKDVTIKVPVGTRVIDQGTGETMGDMTKHGQRLMVAKGGWHGLGNTRFKSSVNRTPRQKTMGTPGDKRDLLLELMLLADVGMLGMPNAGKSTFIRAVSAAKPKVADYPFTTLVPSLGVVRMDNEKSFVVADIPGLIEGAAEGAGLGIRFLKHLERCRVLLHLIDIDPIDGSDPVENARIIIGELEKYSQDLAAKPRWLVFNKIDLLDKAEAEEKAKAIAQALGWEDKYYLISAASQLGVKDLCWDVMTFIIENPITQAEEEKQPEKVEFMWDDYHRQQIAEVEEEAEDDWDDDWDEDDEEGVEFIYKR, from the coding sequence ATGAAGTTTGTTGATGAAGCAACGATTCTGGTCGTTGCAGGCGATGGCGGTAATGGTTGCGTAAGCTTCCGCCGTGAGAAATATATCCCGAAAGGCGGTCCGGACGGCGGCGATGGCGGTGATGGTGGCGACGTCTGGATGGAAGCCGACGAAAACCTGAACACCCTGATCGACTACCGTTTTGAGAAATCTTTTCGCGCAGAGCGAGGTCAGAATGGCGCCAGCCGTGACTGCACCGGTAAACGCGGGAAAGATGTCACCATTAAAGTACCGGTAGGGACGCGTGTGATCGACCAGGGCACGGGCGAAACCATGGGCGACATGACCAAACACGGTCAGCGTCTGATGGTCGCAAAAGGCGGCTGGCACGGTCTGGGTAACACCCGCTTTAAATCTTCCGTCAACCGTACGCCGCGGCAGAAAACAATGGGGACGCCGGGCGACAAGCGTGACCTGCTGCTGGAGCTGATGCTGCTGGCGGATGTGGGCATGCTGGGGATGCCAAATGCCGGTAAATCGACCTTTATCCGAGCGGTCTCTGCGGCGAAGCCTAAAGTGGCGGATTATCCGTTTACCACGCTGGTGCCGAGCCTCGGCGTTGTCCGTATGGATAACGAGAAGAGCTTCGTGGTTGCGGACATTCCAGGGCTGATTGAAGGCGCTGCGGAAGGTGCCGGTCTGGGCATCCGCTTCCTGAAACACCTTGAGCGTTGCCGCGTACTGCTGCACCTCATCGATATCGATCCGATCGACGGTTCCGATCCGGTTGAGAATGCGCGCATCATCATCGGCGAGCTGGAAAAATACAGTCAGGATCTGGCAGCCAAACCGCGCTGGTTAGTGTTCAACAAGATCGATTTGCTGGACAAAGCCGAAGCGGAAGAGAAAGCCAAAGCTATCGCGCAGGCGCTGGGCTGGGAAGATAAGTACTATCTGATCTCTGCCGCCAGCCAACTGGGCGTGAAAGATCTCTGCTGGGATGTGATGACCTTTATCATCGAGAACCCGATTACTCAGGCGGAAGAAGAGAAGCAGCCAGAGAAAGTCGAGTTCATGTGGGATGATTATCATCGCCAGCAAATCGCAGAAGTGGAAGAAGAAGCAGAAGACGACTGGGATGACGACTGGGACGAAGACGACGAAGAAGGCGTCGAGTTCATCTATAAGCGTTAA
- the dacB gene encoding serine-type D-Ala-D-Ala carboxypeptidase, producing MRFSRFIIGLTTSVAFSVQAANVDEYINQLPAGANLALMVQKVGAPTPAIDYHSQQMALPASTQKVITALAALIQLGPDFRFTTTLETKGSVDAGVLKGDLVARFGADPTLKRQDIRNMVANLKKSGVTQITGNVLIDTSVFASHDKAPGWPWNDMTQCFSAPPAAAIVDRNCFSISLYSAQKANDLAYIRVASYYPVTMFSQVRTLARGSAEAQYCELDVVPGDLNRFTLTGCLPQRADPLPLAFAIQDGASYAGAILKDELKQAGITYSGTLLRQTQVNEPGTIVASKQSAPLHDLLKIMLKKSDNMIADTVFRMIGHARFNVPGTWRAGSDAVRQILRQQAGVDIGNTIIADGSGLSRHNLIAPSTMMQVLQYIAQHDNELNFISMLPLAGYDGSLQYRAGLHQAGVDGKVSAKTGSLQGVYNLAGFITTASGQRMAFVQYLSGYAVEPADQRNRRIPLVRFESRLYKDIYQNN from the coding sequence ATGCGATTTTCCAGATTTATCATCGGATTGACCACCAGTGTAGCGTTCAGCGTCCAGGCCGCGAACGTTGACGAGTACATCAACCAGCTCCCTGCCGGAGCCAACCTTGCCCTCATGGTTCAGAAGGTCGGCGCCCCGACTCCCGCAATTGATTATCATAGTCAGCAAATGGCACTTCCTGCCAGTACGCAGAAAGTGATTACCGCGCTGGCGGCCTTAATTCAGCTTGGCCCTGACTTCCGCTTTACGACCACGCTGGAGACTAAAGGCAGCGTTGATGCGGGCGTTCTCAAAGGTGACTTAGTGGCGCGATTTGGTGCCGATCCGACGCTAAAAAGACAGGATATTCGGAATATGGTAGCGAACCTGAAAAAATCAGGCGTCACGCAAATCACCGGAAATGTCCTGATTGATACCTCAGTTTTTGCCAGTCACGATAAAGCGCCAGGATGGCCCTGGAACGACATGACCCAGTGCTTCAGCGCGCCGCCTGCGGCCGCCATTGTCGATCGAAACTGCTTCTCGATTTCGCTCTACAGCGCGCAAAAAGCGAATGATTTGGCCTATATTCGCGTGGCGTCTTACTACCCGGTCACGATGTTCAGCCAGGTTCGCACCCTCGCGCGCGGCTCTGCGGAGGCGCAATATTGTGAGCTGGACGTGGTTCCGGGCGATTTAAACCGCTTCACGTTGACCGGGTGTCTGCCGCAGCGTGCCGACCCTCTGCCGCTGGCATTTGCCATTCAGGACGGCGCCAGCTATGCCGGGGCTATCCTGAAAGATGAGCTCAAACAGGCCGGTATCACCTATAGCGGAACATTATTACGCCAGACGCAGGTCAATGAGCCAGGCACCATTGTGGCAAGCAAGCAGTCTGCGCCGCTGCACGATCTGCTTAAGATTATGCTGAAAAAGTCGGACAACATGATTGCCGATACCGTCTTCCGGATGATTGGTCACGCACGGTTTAATGTACCGGGAACGTGGCGTGCGGGCTCCGATGCCGTGCGGCAGATCCTGCGTCAGCAAGCAGGGGTCGATATTGGCAACACGATTATTGCCGATGGCTCCGGCCTGTCGCGCCATAACCTGATTGCCCCCTCCACCATGATGCAGGTACTGCAATACATCGCGCAGCACGACAACGAGCTGAACTTCATCTCAATGCTGCCGCTGGCGGGCTATGACGGCTCTCTGCAGTACCGTGCGGGTCTGCATCAGGCGGGCGTCGACGGTAAGGTCTCAGCGAAAACGGGTTCATTGCAGGGGGTATACAACCTGGCGGGCTTTATTACCACCGCAAGCGGGCAACGGATGGCGTTTGTACAATATCTGTCGGGTTATGCGGTAGAACCTGCCGATCAACGTAACCGCCGCATTCCGCTGGTTCGCTTTGAAAGCCGATTGTACAAAGATATTTATCAGAATAACTGA
- the greA gene encoding transcription elongation factor GreA has translation MQAIPMTLRGAEKLREELDFLKSVRRPEIIASIAEAREHGDLKENAEYHAAREQQGFCEGRIKDIEAKLSNAQVIDVTKMPNNGRVVFGATVTVLNLDNDEEQTWRIVGDDEADFKQNLISVNSPIARGLIGKEQDDVVVIKTPGGEVEYEVTKVEYL, from the coding sequence ATGCAAGCGATTCCGATGACCTTACGTGGTGCAGAAAAATTACGCGAAGAGCTGGATTTTCTGAAATCTGTGCGCCGCCCTGAAATTATCGCCTCTATTGCCGAAGCGCGTGAGCATGGCGATCTGAAAGAGAATGCGGAATATCACGCGGCGCGTGAACAGCAGGGGTTCTGTGAAGGTCGTATCAAAGACATCGAAGCGAAGCTGTCGAATGCACAGGTCATCGATGTCACCAAAATGCCGAATAACGGTCGCGTTGTCTTTGGCGCGACGGTCACCGTTCTGAACCTTGATAACGACGAAGAGCAGACCTGGCGTATCGTGGGCGATGACGAAGCGGACTTCAAACAGAACCTGATTTCCGTCAACTCGCCGATTGCACGTGGTCTGATTGGCAAAGAACAGGATGACGTCGTGGTGATCAAAACGCCGGGCGGTGAAGTGGAATATGAAGTCACTAAGGTAGAATACCTGTAA
- the yhbY gene encoding ribosome assembly RNA-binding protein YhbY — MNLSTKQKQHLKGLAHPLKPVVMLGNNGLTEGVLAEIEQALEHHELIKVKVASEDRETKTLIVDAIVRETGACNVQVIGKMLVLYRPSKERKISLPR, encoded by the coding sequence ATGAATCTGAGTACTAAACAAAAACAGCACCTGAAAGGTCTGGCACATCCGCTCAAGCCGGTCGTTATGCTTGGCAATAATGGTTTGACCGAAGGGGTACTGGCCGAGATTGAACAAGCGTTAGAGCACCATGAACTTATCAAGGTGAAAGTCGCGTCTGAAGATCGCGAAACAAAAACCTTGATCGTGGACGCTATCGTGCGCGAAACCGGCGCCTGTAATGTACAGGTCATCGGTAAAATGCTGGTGCTTTATCGCCCGAGTAAAGAACGCAAAATCTCGCTGCCACGCTAA
- the rlmE gene encoding 23S rRNA (uridine(2552)-2'-O)-methyltransferase RlmE: protein MTGKKRSASSSRWLQEHFSDKYVQEAQKKGLRSRAWFKLDEIQQSDKLFKPGMTVVDLGAAPGGWSQYVVSQIGGKGRIIACDLLPMDPIVGVDFLQGDFRDELVMKALLERVGDSKVQVVMSDMAPNMSGTPAVDIPRAMYLVELALEMCRDVLAPGGSFVVKVFQGEGFDEYLREIRSLFTKVKVRKPDSSRARSREVYIVATGRKP, encoded by the coding sequence ATGACAGGTAAGAAGCGTTCTGCCAGCTCGAGTCGCTGGCTTCAGGAACACTTTAGCGATAAATATGTTCAAGAGGCACAGAAAAAGGGGTTGCGTTCCCGTGCCTGGTTTAAACTTGATGAAATACAGCAAAGTGACAAACTTTTTAAGCCGGGGATGACAGTAGTCGATCTCGGTGCTGCGCCAGGAGGCTGGTCACAGTATGTGGTCTCGCAGATTGGCGGCAAAGGCCGTATCATCGCTTGTGATCTTTTACCTATGGATCCTATCGTTGGTGTGGACTTTCTTCAGGGCGATTTTCGTGATGAACTTGTCATGAAAGCGCTGCTGGAACGCGTGGGTGACAGTAAAGTCCAGGTTGTCATGTCAGATATGGCACCAAACATGAGCGGAACACCGGCGGTGGATATCCCCCGTGCCATGTATCTGGTGGAACTGGCGTTAGAAATGTGTCGTGATGTGCTAGCGCCAGGTGGCAGTTTTGTAGTGAAGGTGTTCCAGGGCGAAGGTTTCGATGAGTACCTAAGGGAAATTCGCTCCCTGTTTACGAAGGTGAAAGTTCGTAAGCCGGACTCTTCTCGCGCACGTTCGCGTGAAGTGTATATTGTAGCGACCGGGCGTAAACCATAA
- the ftsH gene encoding ATP-dependent zinc metalloprotease FtsH translates to MAKNLILWLVIAVVLMSVFQSFGPSESNGRKVDYSTFLQEVNNDQVREARINGREINVTKKDSNRYTTYIPVNDPKLLDNLLTKNVKVVGEPPEEPSLLASIFISWFPMLLLIGVWIFFMRQMQGGGGKGAMSFGKSKARMLTEDQIKTTFADVAGCDEAKEEVAELVEYLREPSRFQKLGGKIPKGVLMVGPPGTGKTLLAKAIAGEAKVPFFTISGSDFVEMFVGVGASRVRDMFEQAKKAAPCIIFIDEIDAVGRQRGAGLGGGHDEREQTLNQMLVEMDGFEGNEGIIVIAATNRPDVLDPALLRPGRFDRQVVVGLPDVRGREQILKVHMRRVPLAPDIDAAIIARGTPGFSGADLANLVNEAALFAARGNKRVVSMVEFEKAKDKIMMGAERRSMVMTEAQKESTAYHEAGHAIIGRLVPEHDPVHKVTIIPRGRALGVTFFLPEGDAISASRQKLESQISTLYGGRLAEEIIYGVEHVSTGASNDIKVATNLARNMVTQWGFSDKLGPLLYAEEEGEVFLGRSVAKAKHMSDETARIIDQEVKALIERNYNRARQLLNDNMDILHAMKDALMKYETIDAPQIDDLMARRDVRPPAGWEEPGSNNSDNNGTPRAPRPVDEPRTPNPGNTMSEQLGDK, encoded by the coding sequence ATGGCGAAAAACCTAATACTCTGGCTGGTCATTGCCGTTGTGCTGATGTCAGTATTCCAGAGCTTTGGGCCCAGCGAGTCTAATGGCCGTAAGGTGGATTACTCTACCTTCCTGCAAGAGGTCAACAACGACCAGGTTCGTGAAGCACGTATCAACGGACGTGAGATCAACGTTACCAAGAAAGATAGTAACCGTTACACGACTTACATTCCGGTAAACGATCCGAAGCTGCTTGATAACCTGCTGACTAAGAACGTCAAGGTTGTGGGTGAACCACCAGAAGAACCGAGCCTGCTGGCTTCCATCTTCATTTCCTGGTTCCCAATGCTGCTGTTGATCGGCGTCTGGATCTTCTTTATGCGTCAGATGCAGGGCGGCGGTGGCAAAGGCGCCATGTCGTTCGGTAAGAGCAAAGCGCGCATGCTGACGGAAGATCAGATCAAAACCACTTTTGCCGACGTCGCAGGCTGTGACGAAGCGAAAGAAGAGGTAGCGGAACTGGTCGAATACCTGCGTGAGCCGAGCCGCTTCCAGAAACTGGGCGGTAAAATCCCGAAAGGCGTCCTGATGGTCGGTCCTCCGGGTACCGGTAAAACCTTGCTGGCGAAAGCCATTGCAGGTGAAGCGAAGGTTCCATTCTTTACGATTTCAGGTTCTGACTTCGTGGAAATGTTCGTCGGTGTCGGTGCATCTCGTGTGCGTGACATGTTCGAACAGGCCAAGAAAGCAGCGCCGTGCATTATCTTCATCGATGAAATCGATGCCGTAGGTCGCCAGCGTGGCGCAGGTCTGGGTGGCGGTCACGATGAACGTGAACAGACCCTGAACCAGATGCTGGTTGAGATGGATGGTTTCGAAGGTAACGAAGGTATCATCGTTATTGCGGCAACCAACCGTCCGGACGTTCTTGACCCTGCGCTGCTGCGTCCAGGCCGTTTCGACCGTCAGGTTGTGGTCGGCTTGCCGGATGTGCGTGGTCGTGAACAGATCCTGAAAGTGCATATGCGTCGCGTACCGCTGGCACCGGATATCGACGCGGCAATCATTGCCCGTGGTACGCCGGGCTTCTCCGGTGCGGACCTGGCGAACCTGGTGAACGAAGCGGCATTGTTTGCTGCTCGTGGCAACAAGCGCGTCGTGTCGATGGTTGAGTTCGAGAAAGCGAAAGACAAAATCATGATGGGTGCGGAACGTCGCTCCATGGTGATGACGGAAGCGCAGAAGGAATCGACCGCGTACCACGAAGCAGGCCACGCGATTATCGGTCGCCTGGTACCGGAACACGATCCGGTGCATAAAGTGACGATTATCCCGCGCGGTCGTGCGCTGGGTGTGACCTTCTTCCTGCCTGAAGGCGACGCGATCAGCGCCAGCCGTCAGAAGCTGGAAAGTCAGATCTCCACGCTGTACGGCGGTCGTCTGGCAGAAGAGATCATCTACGGTGTTGAACATGTTTCTACCGGTGCGTCGAACGACATTAAGGTTGCAACTAACCTGGCGCGTAACATGGTGACCCAGTGGGGCTTCTCCGACAAACTCGGTCCGCTGCTGTACGCGGAAGAAGAGGGCGAAGTATTCCTCGGTCGTAGCGTTGCAAAAGCGAAACATATGTCCGATGAAACCGCGCGTATCATCGACCAGGAAGTGAAAGCGCTGATTGAGCGTAACTACAATCGTGCGCGTCAGCTCCTGAATGACAACATGGACATCCTGCACGCCATGAAAGATGCGCTCATGAAATATGAGACCATCGATGCGCCGCAGATTGATGACCTGATGGCTCGCCGCGATGTTCGCCCGCCAGCTGGCTGGGAAGAACCGGGCTCTAACAATTCTGACAACAATGGCACACCTCGTGCGCCGCGCCCGGTTGATGAACCGCGCACGCCGAACCCAGGTAATACCATGTCAGAGCAGTTAGGCGACAAATAA
- the folP gene encoding dihydropteroate synthase, with the protein MKLYAQGTSLDLSHPHVMGILNVTPDSFSDGGTHNTLIEAVKHANLMINAGATIIDVGGESTRPGAADVSVEEELARVIPVVEAIAQRFEVWISVDTSKPEVIRESARVGAHIINDIRSLSEPGALEAAAETGLPVCLMHMQGQPKTMQEAPKYEDVFADVNRYFIEQIARCERAGIAKEKLLLDPGFGFGKNLSHNYTLLARLAEFHHFNLPLLVGMSRKSMVGQLLNVGPSERLSGSLACAVIAAMQGAQIIRVHDVKETVEAMRVVEATLSAKENKRYE; encoded by the coding sequence ATGAAACTCTATGCCCAGGGCACTTCACTGGATCTCAGCCATCCTCATGTGATGGGGATCCTTAACGTCACGCCGGATTCCTTCTCAGATGGTGGAACGCATAACACGCTGATTGAGGCGGTGAAACATGCCAATCTGATGATTAATGCCGGGGCGACCATCATTGATGTCGGCGGTGAGTCTACGCGCCCCGGTGCGGCGGATGTGAGTGTGGAAGAGGAACTGGCGCGTGTTATCCCGGTGGTTGAGGCGATTGCCCAACGTTTTGAAGTCTGGATTTCGGTGGATACCTCAAAGCCTGAAGTGATCCGCGAATCGGCAAGAGTGGGCGCTCACATCATTAACGATATTCGCTCGCTCTCTGAACCCGGCGCGCTGGAGGCAGCCGCAGAAACCGGTTTGCCGGTTTGTCTGATGCATATGCAGGGACAGCCGAAGACCATGCAGGAAGCGCCCAAATATGAGGACGTGTTTGCGGATGTAAATCGCTACTTTATTGAGCAAATAGCACGTTGTGAAAGAGCTGGCATCGCAAAAGAGAAATTGTTGCTCGACCCGGGATTCGGTTTCGGTAAAAATCTCTCCCATAACTATACATTACTGGCGCGACTGGCTGAATTTCACCATTTTAACCTGCCGCTGCTGGTGGGAATGTCACGTAAATCGATGGTGGGCCAACTGCTCAATGTGGGTCCATCAGAGCGTCTGAGCGGTAGCCTTGCCTGTGCGGTCATTGCTGCTATGCAGGGGGCGCAGATCATTCGTGTCCATGACGTCAAAGAAACCGTAGAAGCGATGCGTGTGGTGGAAGCCACATTGTCCGCAAAGGAAAACAAACGCTATGAGTAA
- the glmM gene encoding phosphoglucosamine mutase produces MSNRKYFGTDGIRGRVGDAPITPDFVLKLGWAAGKVLARHGSRKIIIGKDTRISGYMLESALEAGLAAAGLSASFTGPMPTPAVAYLTRTFRAEAGIVISASHNPFYDNGIKFFSIDGTKLPDAVEEAIEAEMEKEITCVDSAELGKASRIVDAAGRYIEFCKGTFPNELSLNELKIVVDCANGATYHIAPNVLRELGAKVITIGCEPNGVNINEEVGATDVRALQARVLAEKADLGIALDGDGDRVIMVDHEGNKVDGDQIMYIIAREALRQGQLRGGAVGTLMSNMGLELALKQLGIPFTRAKVGDRYVLEKMQEKGWRIGAENSGHVILLDKTTTGDGIVAGLQVVAAMVRNHMSLHDLCSGMKMFPQILVNVRYTAGSGDPLENDTVKAVTADVESALGSRGRVLLRKSGTEPLIRVMVEGEDEAQVTEFAHRIADAVKAV; encoded by the coding sequence ATGAGTAACCGTAAATATTTTGGCACTGATGGGATCCGTGGTCGCGTGGGCGATGCGCCGATTACGCCTGATTTTGTACTGAAGTTGGGCTGGGCGGCCGGTAAAGTCCTGGCGCGCCACGGCTCGCGTAAAATCATCATCGGCAAAGACACCCGAATTTCCGGTTATATGCTGGAGTCAGCGCTTGAAGCTGGCCTGGCGGCGGCAGGGTTGTCCGCCTCGTTTACAGGACCAATGCCGACGCCTGCGGTTGCTTACCTGACGCGTACTTTCCGCGCCGAAGCCGGGATTGTGATCTCCGCATCGCATAACCCGTTCTACGACAACGGTATTAAATTCTTCTCCATCGACGGTACCAAGCTGCCCGACGCCGTCGAAGAAGCCATTGAAGCGGAGATGGAAAAAGAGATCACCTGTGTGGACTCCGCTGAGCTCGGTAAAGCCAGCCGCATCGTTGACGCAGCGGGGCGTTACATTGAATTTTGCAAAGGCACATTCCCGAACGAGTTGAGCCTGAATGAACTTAAAATTGTGGTGGATTGCGCCAACGGGGCAACCTATCACATTGCGCCTAACGTGCTGCGTGAACTGGGTGCGAAGGTGATTACCATTGGCTGTGAGCCAAATGGCGTGAACATTAACGAAGAAGTCGGCGCCACCGATGTGCGTGCCTTGCAGGCCCGCGTGCTCGCGGAAAAAGCCGATCTGGGTATCGCGCTGGATGGCGACGGCGACCGCGTGATCATGGTTGACCATGAAGGCAATAAAGTCGATGGCGATCAGATCATGTATATCATCGCCCGTGAAGCCCTGCGTCAGGGACAACTCCGCGGTGGCGCGGTCGGGACGCTGATGAGCAACATGGGTCTGGAACTGGCGCTCAAGCAACTCGGCATTCCGTTTACCCGTGCGAAAGTCGGTGACCGCTACGTGCTGGAAAAAATGCAGGAAAAAGGCTGGCGTATCGGCGCGGAAAACTCTGGTCACGTCATTCTGCTGGATAAAACCACCACCGGTGACGGTATTGTTGCCGGTCTGCAGGTGGTGGCCGCGATGGTGCGTAACCACATGAGCCTTCACGATCTGTGCAGCGGCATGAAAATGTTCCCGCAGATTCTGGTGAATGTGCGTTACACCGCCGGCAGCGGCGATCCGCTGGAAAATGATACGGTGAAAGCCGTGACTGCGGACGTGGAATCTGCACTGGGAAGTCGTGGGCGTGTACTGCTGCGTAAATCGGGCACTGAGCCGTTAATCCGCGTGATGGTTGAAGGCGAAGACGAAGCCCAGGTGACCGAGTTCGCCCATCGCATCGCAGATGCGGTCAAAGCGGTGTAA
- the secG gene encoding preprotein translocase subunit SecG: MYEALLVVFLIVAIGLVGLIMLQQGKGADMGASFGAGASATLFGSSGSGNFMTRMTAVLATLFFIISLVLGNINSNKTNKGSEWENLSAPAKTEQPQPAAPAKPTSDIPQ; this comes from the coding sequence ATGTACGAAGCTCTTTTGGTAGTTTTCCTTATTGTGGCAATTGGCCTTGTGGGCTTGATCATGCTGCAGCAAGGTAAAGGCGCTGATATGGGAGCCTCCTTCGGAGCAGGCGCTTCCGCTACGCTGTTTGGTTCAAGTGGTTCTGGTAACTTCATGACCCGTATGACGGCTGTGCTGGCGACGTTGTTCTTTATCATCAGTCTGGTACTGGGCAATATCAACAGTAACAAAACCAATAAAGGAAGTGAGTGGGAAAATCTGAGTGCGCCGGCGAAAACCGAACAGCCTCAGCCAGCTGCTCCGGCTAAGCCGACCAGCGATATCCCACAGTAA